One window of Triticum dicoccoides isolate Atlit2015 ecotype Zavitan chromosome 5A, WEW_v2.0, whole genome shotgun sequence genomic DNA carries:
- the LOC119298451 gene encoding uncharacterized protein LOC119298451 codes for MAGRPPHGACRSRSFHGRTGALAALSMSMRSSSSHCTTSCCLERQAVSVTVSPPSPCCCQSSVLAAGFPTMSMDDDVVVYLLSKACSAGEMEVVIAVDLRKKTLRGVGKLVAGKDFTDTRNRTTEMSKYLSLNKTAGHLN; via the exons ATGGCTGGAAGGCCACCACATGGAGCATGCCGATCCCGATCCTTTCATGGAAGGACTGGAGCCCTGGCTGCACTGTCTATGTCGATGAGATCGTCGTCGAGCCATTGCACTACAAGCTGCTGCCTGGAACGCCAGGCAGTATCAGTGACAGTGAGCCCACCGAGTCCATGTTGCTGTCAGTCCTCAGTCCTCGCCGCGGGTTTCCCCACAATGAGTatggatgatgatgttgttgtgtACCTGCTGTCCAAGGCATGCTCCGCTGGCGAGATGGAAGTGGTGATTGCTGTTGATTTGAGGAAGAAGACATTGCGAGGAGTGGGCAAGCTTGTTGCCGGAAAAGACTTCACTGACACGCGCAACCGCACCACTGAGATGTCCAAGTATCTCAGTCTCAATAAGACTGCAG GGCACTTGAATTAG